Within Carassius gibelio isolate Cgi1373 ecotype wild population from Czech Republic chromosome A16, carGib1.2-hapl.c, whole genome shotgun sequence, the genomic segment aaagcatctgttaaatgcatacatttaatttaatttttaatttaatttaaaacggaGGGAATTTAGATGATCTGGGTGAATCAGCCTGGTATTAATCTGACTCCAGAGACATGACATGatgattaataatataattaattcatgATAAACTGAAGGTTTATGAGCCGTTTCTGAGTATAAGGGATTCCTCAGCCCCACTTATCTCCATTATCACTAAACAAAATTTCTTTAGTGATGCCTTAGCTATACATCTTGTCTACACCTTGTGAATGTATGACAACAAATAACCATCATCTTACCAGGATGCAGCTCACATATATGTCTGACTGTGCTTCTCCTTGTCCTTAACTGTCTAATTATGCCGTAACAGCTGGATGAGGTTTACTTGCAGCTTTTAgtatctaaaatgtaataaataaataaataacaccctGGTGGCACCTAAAGAAGTAACTTCCTAAATTCCTAGCAAACAGCCACGACGGTAATACACCAAAACTAATGATGGATCACAAACTTTTATCTCCACAATACGGTGCATCTGAACTAAATTCCTTCAACCTACCTGAAACACTGAGACGACACACACCTGCTGTTACAACACAACCGTGTATTTATACATGTCTTATTCAGGTCACAATATGTTTGAACTGAACTGACATGGTCCCCAGATGCAACTGACACAGCATCAGAAACCTGTTTCTCAGTATTACTTCTGTaaactggattaaagactgtttgctttatgatttttgtcatcatGAGCTCTCATTAGCCATGTTCTGTGACATCTATAAATAAGATTACAGCCAGATTTATCATAATCTGTGTGGATATTATGGTTATTTGCATACAGCTTTCAGTGTCATTTTCTGATGCTCCAGACTGCTTTGAATATGACATTAAATACAGTGATaattaataaacatgaatttattatttaaacagaaaTCATAATATAAATACATGGTAATTTCATCTTTCTAACTTCAATTAATCTACTCTTTAAattattgattttactgaaaGATTTCATGTTTTACTAGTCCAGTTAAATTACTATATGACATATCTAcagatgtattttaaaatgcagaacCAATTCCCTACTTATGTATCCTCCTAACCCTAAAAAGGAATATGTGGTGTTTATTTCATGTCTGAGTTTATGTCACAGTCCAAAAAGCATGAAAGCAGTATCTGATACTGGATACATTATCAAAATTGACATAAAATTAAAGAGAAAATACGGTATGATcatcaaacaacatttacaagaAAACCATGCTTATATCTTTGCTAGCTGAAGCAACCCATCAAAAAATGAATGCAAAgatatgcatgtaaaaaaaaaaagttgtttatatcaTCGTGATGTGTCATTCAGcagctcaacaaaaaaaaaaaagcccaaaacATATTTGTATAATCTGATTTTAGACGACCTAGATATCCCCATATGTCTCAAATCCAGGACATTTTATAATGTCTCAGAAAATGTGCAGCTAATAACCGAGCTAGCATGTTAGCGTTTGCCAGTGTTAAACTCATACGAGCAGACAGAGAGAGGATCGCTGTTCATTCCATCCAGATAAAGTCCTGGAACCAGGGTGAGACAGCAAGGCTGCTTCGAGCTGTAGTTTATCCGGGTCAGTCGAGACATGTTATCAGCGTTATAGAACGACACCTGCTTTCTCTCACAGTCCAGATACAACCCTATTTTCTGTGGTTTGTCTGGAGTATTCAATGTAGTGTCCTTTCCATCACAGGTCAGCACGTATCCTTTACTGTGTTTAAGGTGGAGCAGGATCTCACTCTCAGCAGACTTTGCTGCACTCAGTTGTTTTTCTGCACCTATCTTAATTCCCACAGTCCAGTCTGGCTTTTCTCCCACCTCTATTTCCCAGTAGTGCTGCCCAGCTTGGAAGTTTTTCTCTGAAACTGTCCCAGGGTTGAAGTCTTTATACAGAAGAGTCGCTCTGTCAGCTTGACGGATTCTGGCGCCCCCTGGAGACACTTTTAAGTAAGACTCTCCAGATTTTTTCAGGGTTAAACTCTCAGGAACTtaagaacagacagaaacattatTAGATGACAAATTATTAGTTGAAAGACGTTTTAGCAGGACAGCACTGTGCTGAATATTCTGGTTACGTAGTGTTTTGAATCCATAACCATACACATCTAACTTCTGCAATTATTTCCCCAAACCACTACAGATTTCCtccattcaaactttttttttctgtgcttttttGGTTTATATTTGTAAGAAGTTAAAGTTCGAAAATCTCCTGTTGATTTACATTCATCAGATGTTTGTTAAATATGCAAAACTGACTAAATCTGTTTAACCATCTAACCTTTACAAAAGCTGCCAAACTTGTCAATGATATGGATGAGATGGCCAAAATGATAAaaagatgtattttaaaaatctatGTGAATCTATGAAGTTTATTCCTATCCTAGgtttttaaaattattgttattgttagttATTATTGAATGTGTTTTTGAGTAATTTAATAGATATGGTCAAAAAAGAAGCATCATGTCATTTACCCtcatcaatttattattattattattattatgtttttgtttgttttcacaaaTAGCGCACAGAAAGCAAGACAAATACAGCACCACAATCTAGAATCTAACTCATAGAACTTGAACACTTGTCTTTACAAGTGCTGGCATTTTCCAGGAATGCAAATCTAGTTTCACTTTAGCTGAATTtcacaacatgcatttttgtcatatttttcacCTGGTTTGATGGATCCCAGCATCTCCTTCCACACAAAGAACTGCAGGTGAGTTTCATGAGGGCCAATAAAGAGAGAGTCTGGAACCACAGAGAGATCTTTCACTCTTGACGCATACCTGAAAGATATAGAAAAGTCATCAAATAGAAACCAATTTCTACCCAAGTGATAACACCCACTGATCTCATTTAGACCTAAATAACAGTAATATCATTGCTTTTTATTTACTTGATATTTGATGGTGTCAAATCGTCTTTCTGCTTCATCTTCTTCGTCATTGGAAATCCTTTTTCATTCCACCACTGCAGACaaatgtgtgctttttatttacaAGATAAACCATAACTGTAATCGAAAACTCATAGGTAATGCATTATCATAGATTATAATATATTATCATCATATTTCCAAgtgtgtctttataaataaattatgtttttttgtgtgtgtgtttttttttttaaccaacttTACCCATCAAAAATGAAAGTGTGTCATCAAATGTGTTGTGACCTGTAGAAAGTGATCAGGCTGCTCAATCTCCAGAGCTGACTGCAGAATAATCTCCTTCTCTTTGTTCTCCATGAACCTTCTGTTTATCACGGACTGATTATTCTGCATGAATTCTGTAACCTTCTTCTCCTCCTTCTCCAGCTTTTTCTTCACTTCGGCCTCTTTTTGTCTTAAGAACTGGTGCATTTCCTCAAACTGAGCAGAGATCTGGGCTGATAAAGATTTGGATTTAccc encodes:
- the LOC128031054 gene encoding zinc-binding protein A33-like gives rise to the protein MYSAMSLQIKCSVCLGDFTDPVTLSCEHSFCRDCIMGHLQASLGPTACPECQKPYNEEDLKSSRLLRNMTSTVREHLAELKLDKSPSKEGAESLKLPEMERMLMCSEHDEKLKLFCETDQKLMCVICRDGDKHKGHVFKPVKEAAQINKGELKTALGFLAKENGQLDYMIQQQTTEITKTEGKSKSLSAQISAQFEEMHQFLRQKEAEVKKKLEKEEKKVTEFMQNNQSVINRRFMENKEKEIILQSALEIEQPDHFLQWWNEKGFPMTKKMKQKDDLTPSNIKYASRVKDLSVVPDSLFIGPHETHLQFFVWKEMLGSIKPVPESLTLKKSGESYLKVSPGGARIRQADRATLLYKDFNPGTVSEKNFQAGQHYWEIEVGEKPDWTVGIKIGAEKQLSAAKSAESEILLHLKHSKGYVLTCDGKDTTLNTPDKPQKIGLYLDCERKQVSFYNADNMSRLTRINYSSKQPCCLTLVPGLYLDGMNSDPLSVCSYEFNTGKR